Proteins from a single region of Thermotoga maritima MSB8:
- the hflK gene encoding FtsH protease activity modulator HflK encodes MRKYVWIVVFIVLGIYFLTGVYQVGPSEVALLKTFGRFTSVVPSGIHYHLPYPIQSHVTVDVTTVRKIEIGFRSIQRGERISYQSVPQEAIMITGDNNLVSVEAVVQYRVKDPVAYAFNITEADSIVRFTTESVLREKVAMRSIDDVLTSGRDEIGFKTAQMLQEILDSYNCGIKVENVYLQEVVPPDPVVDAFDDVNNARQDKERLINEARKYANDVVPKAQGQAQEILRQAEAYAQEVYLKALGEAKRFEEVLEEYSKAPDITRKRMLLDALQSLLEKSENKVFFVGNGDSLNILNISDLLKGMGK; translated from the coding sequence GTGCGAAAATACGTGTGGATAGTCGTTTTCATCGTGCTGGGAATCTACTTTCTCACCGGTGTGTATCAGGTAGGACCCTCCGAAGTCGCCCTCCTCAAGACTTTTGGAAGATTCACCTCGGTCGTTCCTTCAGGAATCCACTACCACCTGCCGTATCCGATTCAGTCTCATGTGACCGTCGACGTCACAACTGTGAGAAAGATCGAAATAGGATTCAGAAGCATTCAACGAGGGGAGAGGATCTCTTACCAGTCGGTTCCTCAAGAAGCCATAATGATCACAGGAGACAACAACCTCGTGAGTGTGGAAGCGGTGGTTCAGTACAGGGTGAAAGACCCCGTCGCTTACGCCTTCAACATCACAGAAGCGGATTCCATCGTGAGATTCACAACAGAATCTGTTCTTCGTGAGAAGGTAGCGATGAGAAGCATCGACGACGTTCTCACCTCAGGAAGAGATGAAATAGGATTCAAAACTGCCCAAATGCTCCAGGAGATTCTCGATTCCTACAACTGCGGTATAAAGGTGGAAAACGTTTATCTCCAGGAAGTGGTCCCGCCAGATCCCGTTGTTGACGCCTTCGACGATGTGAACAACGCTCGTCAGGACAAAGAACGTCTCATAAACGAGGCAAGAAAATACGCCAACGACGTTGTTCCAAAAGCCCAGGGACAGGCACAAGAGATACTGAGACAGGCAGAGGCCTACGCTCAGGAAGTTTATCTGAAAGCACTCGGCGAAGCGAAAAGATTCGAAGAGGTGCTGGAAGAATACTCAAAGGCTCCTGATATCACGAGAAAACGAATGCTCCTCGACGCTCTCCAATCTTTGCTTGAAAAATCCGAAAACAAGGTTTTCTTCGTGGGAAACGGTGATTCTCTGAACATTCTCAACATTTCCGACCTTCTGAAGGGGATGGGAAAATGA
- a CDS encoding riboflavin synthase yields the protein MFTGIVQKVERGHIRGERIFFKRTWEVKLGESIAVNGVCLTVSGLSEEEYWFDVGEETRRRTNLFVSRFYNLEKSLALGSRVEGHLVTGHVDGTVRFVGMERRGNSYFMFFSMPSERWAIVPKGSITLNGISLTVVETSLDTFSVQVIPHTFENTNLQYLVPGDPVNYEIDIIARYLKGVIDRGRTERGF from the coding sequence GTGTTCACGGGAATAGTTCAGAAGGTGGAAAGAGGGCACATCAGAGGAGAGAGGATCTTCTTCAAAAGAACGTGGGAAGTGAAACTGGGAGAGAGTATAGCGGTGAACGGTGTGTGTCTGACTGTCTCCGGGCTTTCAGAAGAAGAGTACTGGTTCGATGTGGGTGAGGAAACGAGGAGGAGAACCAATCTTTTCGTTTCTCGTTTTTACAATCTTGAAAAATCTCTGGCTCTCGGCAGCAGAGTTGAAGGACACCTGGTAACAGGCCATGTGGACGGTACCGTCAGGTTTGTCGGAATGGAAAGGCGCGGAAACAGCTATTTCATGTTCTTTTCGATGCCGTCGGAAAGATGGGCGATCGTTCCAAAAGGTTCTATCACGTTGAACGGTATCAGCCTCACCGTCGTTGAAACTTCTCTGGACACGTTCAGTGTTCAGGTGATCCCACACACGTTCGAGAACACGAACCTCCAGTATCTGGTGCCCGGAGATCCCGTTAACTACGAGATCGATATCATCGCTCGCTACCTGAAAGGGGTGATAGACCGTGGAAGAACTGAGAGAGGCTTTTGA
- a CDS encoding glycosyltransferase encodes MFLNLIATAGNDRIRDFLVNDWYRSLKENVDLSKTDVLVINYGLTGLPKEVINFPAVERSGLINNTRFINLAIFLENHPEYDQILFCDGGDIIFQSDISHLFEEHRDAFRAVVEQLSPPIDLVVKEEDLVNGKEIKSFLSNKKLFNVGVIIAPREGFLELARTMERRLKNINVWGGDTVIGNYVIYKNPHVELPSKYNFIPSTAREKFYVKDSKFYLENGELIPIVHNAGRYRFLRPVKDFGYGPGKNRVNKFNIWMFRMLFSVSNFLKMK; translated from the coding sequence ATGTTTTTGAATCTGATAGCAACGGCAGGTAACGACAGAATAAGGGACTTTCTTGTGAACGACTGGTACAGATCTCTGAAGGAAAATGTGGATCTGAGCAAAACGGACGTTCTCGTCATAAACTACGGTCTCACAGGACTTCCTAAAGAGGTTATCAACTTTCCGGCTGTGGAGCGTTCTGGACTCATAAACAACACGCGTTTCATCAATCTTGCCATTTTTCTTGAGAATCATCCTGAGTACGATCAGATCCTGTTTTGTGATGGCGGAGACATCATCTTCCAGAGTGACATCTCGCACCTATTCGAGGAACACAGAGATGCTTTTCGAGCGGTTGTGGAGCAGTTGAGTCCACCCATTGATCTCGTGGTGAAGGAAGAAGACCTTGTGAATGGAAAGGAGATAAAGTCTTTTCTTTCAAACAAAAAGCTCTTCAACGTGGGTGTGATAATAGCACCAAGGGAAGGTTTCCTCGAGCTCGCAAGAACAATGGAGAGACGTCTGAAAAACATAAACGTCTGGGGTGGAGATACTGTCATTGGAAACTACGTGATCTACAAGAACCCTCATGTGGAACTTCCTTCGAAGTACAACTTCATTCCTTCAACGGCCCGAGAAAAATTCTACGTGAAAGATTCGAAGTTCTATCTCGAAAATGGTGAGCTCATTCCCATCGTTCACAACGCTGGGAGGTACAGATTTCTCAGACCGGTGAAAGATTTCGGTTACGGCCCCGGAAAGAACAGGGTAAACAAGTTCAACATATGGATGTTCAGAATGCTCTTCAGCGTGAGTAACTTTCTGAAAATGAAGTGA
- a CDS encoding bifunctional 3,4-dihydroxy-2-butanone-4-phosphate synthase/GTP cyclohydrolase II, which translates to MEELREAFEEGKPVILIDRNRENEADFVFPAQLITEDVVSFFVTYGKGLFCVTADEEDLLKRGFVKLSSNYGANYFVPVDWGTGTGISALERAETCRKLAEGRYFHEFRYPGHVTVIGGIGFQRRKGHTEASLEISELAGFSRHAVIVEILDEKGNSHNLDYVLKLSEKFSLPVLEMDDVWREFVKRKLLMKKKAEATLPTDFGVFKVVSFENHLDGKEHFAIVKEPLEDPVAVRIHSECVTGDVLSSLRCDCGSQLANFLRYMSAHGGILIYLRQEGRGIGLSNKIAAYSLQDKGLDTVEANRVLGFSEDERDYAPAAQILKALGIERVLLFTNNQRKTVGLEKYGIEVVETKRLYGRVTPHNRFYLSTKMKKLGHELEEIFREVNS; encoded by the coding sequence GTGGAAGAACTGAGAGAGGCTTTTGAGGAAGGAAAGCCCGTCATTTTGATCGACAGAAATAGAGAGAACGAAGCAGATTTCGTTTTTCCCGCTCAACTGATCACCGAAGACGTTGTGAGCTTTTTCGTTACATATGGAAAGGGACTCTTCTGTGTTACAGCCGACGAGGAAGATCTTTTGAAGAGAGGGTTCGTAAAACTTTCCTCGAACTACGGAGCGAACTACTTCGTGCCGGTGGACTGGGGCACTGGCACGGGGATTTCAGCGTTGGAGAGGGCAGAAACGTGCAGAAAGCTTGCAGAAGGCAGGTATTTTCATGAGTTCAGATACCCGGGTCACGTCACGGTGATAGGAGGAATCGGTTTCCAGAGACGAAAAGGACACACGGAGGCATCTCTGGAAATTTCTGAGCTCGCGGGCTTCAGCCGTCACGCCGTGATCGTGGAAATTCTGGATGAGAAGGGAAATTCTCACAATTTGGATTATGTTTTGAAGCTCTCAGAAAAATTTTCCCTCCCCGTTCTGGAGATGGACGATGTCTGGCGTGAATTTGTGAAGAGAAAGCTTCTCATGAAGAAAAAAGCAGAAGCAACACTTCCAACGGATTTCGGTGTCTTCAAGGTTGTTTCTTTCGAAAACCACCTCGATGGCAAAGAACACTTCGCAATCGTTAAGGAACCCCTCGAAGATCCCGTTGCTGTGAGAATACACTCCGAATGCGTGACCGGGGATGTTCTCTCTTCTTTGAGGTGTGACTGCGGTTCACAGCTGGCGAATTTTCTCAGATACATGTCAGCTCACGGAGGTATCCTGATCTATTTGAGACAGGAAGGGAGAGGAATCGGCCTTTCGAACAAAATTGCAGCCTATTCTCTTCAGGACAAAGGTTTGGACACGGTGGAGGCAAACAGAGTTCTTGGTTTTTCTGAAGACGAAAGAGATTACGCACCGGCAGCGCAGATCTTGAAAGCCCTTGGCATCGAAAGGGTTCTTCTCTTCACCAACAACCAAAGAAAGACGGTTGGTCTTGAAAAATACGGGATCGAAGTTGTCGAAACGAAGAGACTGTACGGAAGAGTAACACCTCACAACAGGTTCTATCTTTCGACAAAAATGAAAAAGCTCGGACACGAACTCGAAGAAATCTTCAGGGAGGTGAATTCATGA
- the ribH gene encoding 6,7-dimethyl-8-ribityllumazine synthase, with protein sequence MKVVQGDYRGEGLKIAVVVPRFNDLVTSKLLEGALDGLKRHGVSDENITVVRIPGSMEAIYTLKRLLDLGVHDAIIVLGAVIRGETYHFNVVANEIGKAVAQFNMTSDIPIVFGVLTTDTLEQALNRAGAKSGNKGFEAAMVAIEMANLRKRLRRDVFESDSNGR encoded by the coding sequence ATGAAGGTTGTTCAGGGAGACTACAGAGGAGAAGGTTTGAAGATAGCCGTAGTCGTTCCTAGGTTCAACGACCTTGTCACTTCGAAACTCCTCGAGGGAGCGCTCGACGGGCTGAAAAGACACGGTGTCTCAGACGAGAACATAACGGTTGTGAGAATTCCGGGAAGTATGGAAGCGATATACACGCTCAAGAGACTCCTCGATCTCGGTGTGCATGATGCTATAATCGTTCTCGGTGCTGTGATAAGGGGAGAGACGTACCACTTCAACGTGGTGGCGAACGAGATAGGTAAAGCAGTGGCGCAGTTCAACATGACCTCTGATATTCCTATTGTTTTCGGCGTTCTCACCACGGACACCCTTGAACAGGCCCTCAACAGAGCCGGAGCAAAGAGTGGAAACAAAGGTTTTGAAGCAGCGATGGTAGCGATCGAAATGGCAAATCTCAGAAAGAGACTCAGGAGGGATGTTTTTGAATCTGATAGCAACGGCAGGTAA
- the hflC gene encoding protease modulator HflC, translating into MKIWMISLLIILIVVGAILLFSSFYVLDQTQQAVVLRFGKIVAVETEPGLHFKQPFVDNVVRFDKRILLYDIEPEKIIAADKKTLVIDTYVLWRIKDAEAFIKSLKSVKLALPRIDDVVYSHVRNIFAKANFDEIISEKREDLLREVTALSREDLKDFGIEVVDVRVKHADLPAENEKAVYERMKAERYSIAAQIRAEGEKEARKIRAEADKTAKVLIAEAQSKAEQIKGTGEASAVKIYAEVFSKDKDFYEFWRTMEVYRSIEKGILIIGDELDALKYLKTK; encoded by the coding sequence ATGAAAATCTGGATGATTTCTCTTCTGATCATTCTGATCGTGGTGGGTGCGATCCTTCTTTTCTCTTCTTTCTACGTCCTGGATCAGACACAGCAAGCGGTGGTTCTGAGGTTCGGAAAGATCGTCGCGGTGGAAACAGAACCTGGGCTTCACTTCAAGCAGCCGTTCGTTGATAATGTGGTGAGATTCGATAAAAGAATCCTCCTCTACGATATAGAACCAGAAAAGATCATAGCCGCCGACAAGAAAACGCTCGTGATAGACACGTACGTTCTCTGGAGGATAAAAGATGCGGAAGCGTTCATAAAATCACTGAAGAGCGTGAAGCTCGCTCTTCCAAGAATCGACGATGTGGTTTACTCACACGTGAGGAACATCTTCGCAAAAGCGAACTTCGACGAGATCATCTCCGAGAAGAGAGAAGACCTTTTGAGGGAAGTCACGGCTCTTTCAAGAGAAGATCTGAAGGACTTCGGCATAGAAGTGGTCGATGTGAGGGTGAAGCACGCCGACCTCCCCGCTGAGAACGAAAAGGCCGTGTACGAAAGAATGAAAGCGGAAAGATACAGCATCGCTGCACAGATCAGGGCTGAAGGTGAGAAAGAGGCAAGAAAGATACGTGCGGAAGCCGACAAAACAGCGAAGGTTCTGATCGCGGAAGCTCAAAGCAAAGCAGAGCAAATCAAGGGAACCGGAGAAGCAAGCGCGGTGAAGATCTACGCGGAGGTGTTTTCAAAAGACAAGGACTTCTACGAATTCTGGAGAACGATGGAGGTTTACAGATCCATCGAGAAAGGAATTCTCATAATTGGAGACGAACTCGATGCACTGAAATACCTCAAAACGAAGTAA